The sequence CCAGGCACAGATCTGGCCCTGAAGACAAGCCCAAGGCCTGCGGTCACGGAGACCTTCAAACCCACAGAGGAGCTGCTCAGAACGTGGTTTGGTCTTTCATGTTGTGGAAGATGTCTTTGACTGCGGCTTGTGCTTACTCTGCGTCTTAATCAGTTctgtaatgaagacccagcagcgTATCTGCAACTTCCCtttaattttacaatttttataatgAGAGTCCTTGTAGTGTGCAAAATGCCTGTGGAAATGCAGCCAGCATGCTGAAGAGTCTATGAGGGAACACCACGATTCTCTGTCTCCGCCATTGGGGCGAGGTTTGGCTCTAAAGTAGAGAAATCGGGTCTCTCTTGGTCTCCAGGCTCAGAAAAGAATGGCTTCTGAGTTTCCGAGGAACTTCCAGATGGACCCATGACATTTCAGAGAATTCATTCAATCCAGAGAATAGCTTTCTGTCATTTGGAAGAACAAAATGAGCTGGGATCTCATTTGTCATGGTTGCCTTTTGAGAATTTTAGCATGTGGAGGCgtcttcatttgttttgtttctcaagGAGAATATTGTTGAGACGTTTCTCAGAACAGGATTTATCTGGCGAACTGCAGGTTCCCCTTCACAGACAATGAAGTCTAAAGCTCCTGAGATACCACCctgcttcctccctttcttttctagtcccttctctcctcttttaTCTCCTTGTTCAAATCACACGCTTCCTTTTTTAAGGACAGGAGGGCTGGCAGGCTGCCTATTGGCCTGGTGGCCTCAATTAGCCTTATATCATTGCAAAGGAATGCATGAATTCTCCAGAAGGTATGTACTATCTCTTTCCGTATTAGACACTCACTACCTGCTTTCATAACAGATCACTCAGAATGGCTTCTTGTTTACATATCTGATACTTTTGGGGGGGTCACTTGGATTAAATCATCTCATTTGAATAATGATCTCCAAGGTATCTGTTATGAAATATTACTCCAGCATGCTCTGTAAAACTTGAAAACTTGATTCAGgagaacaaagataaaataagagAGAACCTGAAGACTAGCATCCTTggtgggaagggggctggggTTAATAACCTGCAGACTGTCTGCTTCAGATTCTGTGCTGGAGATGCACCAGCCCAACCACATGAAACAGAGGCCATCCATGGGCATTGGCAGCACTCAGGGTCGCCTAGTATTTCTCTGCTGCTATTTAAATTCTGTCTCATCTTGAGGGTTACATATGTGATTGCAAATTAAtcctttctcttctgaaaatTTGGTTTTGAGGAACAGCTGTGTCTCCCTTCTGAATTCCTTAATTATTTATCCTTCCTGATATGTTAAACCTTTCATTAGTGTGGTGAATTGCCAAGAGTACACAGAACTGCTTAGATCATGTAGCAAGCAGTGTAAACATTGGATAGGACATTTGAAGACACCACATGCTGAGCCAGGATCTATAGTTGTACCAAATGTGGGATTGATGGAGGTAGCTTGTTGAAGGTTCTTTGTTGGTTTATTTTGTtggcttattattttttaaatcactgtacCATAGGAAGAGTATGTATGTCATTGGTAATTATTCGGAAGTGTTATAACAGAACTCCTGTTAAATTTGGAGGGCACATGCCCATGTCTGAGTTCAATTAAATCaatagttattttatatatacatatacacatatgtatatatgtatgtgtagaGAACAAGCACCctatgatatatgtgtgtgtacatgggcaTGCATGGGCactggtgtgtgtttgtgtgtgtgtgtgtatacatattctATATTTGCATTTGTAAGTATGATTCTATAACTACTGTTCCTTTTCCTGAAAGGAGATTTTACCTCCATTTCTTAGAACAGTCCTGGTTGGAAAGAtgctttaaatgatttttaaattattagcaCTTCCACTTGGACTATGACAAGAGTAAATGATAAGTAGTGATACACAACACACCTTGTTGCTGAAAGTAGCAACCCACACACACAAGTggattactgatttttttcccctcactcttCAGCTTAAGCATGAAAATTCTTCTTTCTTCCCAAACCACGTTCCTGGGGCTTGAAATGAAAGGTGTTAACCTCCCAAAACATCCCGCAGCTCTTTGACCTCATCATAACAACAGTTTCCGAAGTCAAATACATTTGCATTGTAGAACGATCTTTTaagtttctgatttttctgtcttTACAGCTGAACAGTTCTGAAGTTTATGCATTCCACTACCTGACCTTGGGTGATTGGTTTTTCCATTCATaggaaaggaggaagtaaaaGCACAGACAACAGGTGCTCACTAAAGCCTTTTCTTAGAGTTATGATTCAGGAGAACTGGGAAGTTCAGTGTCTTATAAATGAAACTGGGTTTCTGGAGTGGACAGAGGAAAGGCATCTTACGGTGTTTCTGGTTCTATTTCTCAAAGGCTTTGAAGCATATAATTAGTTGCTCCTGAATCCCTGTGGCTCTAGTGCTTCATGGTTTTATTTCTGGTCTGCAGTCCTTCAGTCAGGGAACAGTGTAGGTCCAGACAAGGCCTGCACGTTTTCACATGGACACTTCCTGGAGACAGCTGGGATTTTGACTTGAAAATACTCATGCTCCATGCAAGCTTGGAGAACAGTGCTCCCCAGACTGACCCGGGTGCAGGTTGGTGGTGGCAGGATTGTGGAAGCACCCTCCAAGTAAGCCAGGGTGCCTCCCTTCTCCTGTTGGGTCTGGGCAGTGAGTGGGGAGGACACAGGATGAACCCCTGGAATGTaacctttcactttcacaggaggaaaacagaggcatAATGGGCCCCTGGGAATTCTAAACACAGAACGTGGTGGGCAGATGGTAGAAATTAAaattggtgatttttaaaaattgaagtatagttgatttacaatgttgtgttactttctgatatacagaaagtgattcagttatacatacatatatgatatattccttttcagattcttttctgttagagtttattataagatattggacatatttccctgtgctgtacagtaggaccttgtaatttcatatatagtaatctgctaatctcaaactcctaatttatccttcccccgactcccctttcccttttggtaaccataagtttatttacTATGTCTTTGAGTcagtttgttttgtaaataagttaacaGTTGCTGTTTTTAAGATTGAGAAAGAGCAGCCAGTGGCCATTCTTTCCATTTCCCTGTTCTCAAGTGTATATTCCCAGCCTTTCATAAGATCTctggattttctttaaaaatgtcttcaagAGTTTGTCCAACATGAAAGTTGGGTTTTGGGTTTTCCAACAAAACCCCACCTCTTGAAACACCCAGcctataaatgtaaaatgaacaaACCAACCAGTGGTAATCAGTAGTACTGCAGAGTCATGGAAAATTGGAATAGTCTAGAGGTTTCACATTAGGAGGACTAATCACATTAGGTGTTAGCTTATTTGGGAACAAACCCATATtcatctgcctgccaaggcatcATCATGGATGGTGTTGAGAGTCTAGTCTTCCGATGCCTGTTTGACCTTGAATGGTCTGGAGATACTGCATTGGGAGTAGGAGATGGGGGTTAGGGGGTGCTAGTTTGATTTGTAGATTGATCTCATAATCTTTTGAAATAGCATTTCTTTCTCGTTAGTTCATAagctttctcttctgcttttgatTTAGCTGATTTggtcagtgggaaaaaaaatattgctaataaTCTCATTATCAcagcagtatttttaaataaagtaagtaGATAGGAGACCAAGGCTGTTAACTTTAAATCATCATTTGGTAGCTATCAGTGTCTGGTTTAGCCTTTTAGGGTTGCTGTTCTTTCTCGGTTGATGAAACAGTCAAATATGCAAGAGCGTATTTCTCATCTTTGTTCCCATCTTTGTTGTTGGTTTCTCAGAGGATTACCATCTGCTGCAAAAACATCCTTGGGTTGATGAATGGGTCATCCTCAGGTCCagctttctttgtctctctcctcctcctctcacttCTTGCCCATGTGTCTGTCCTCAGTCTCATAAAAACATCAAGTCTCTGAGTCTTTGATTGTTGAGGCCATGCTGgcaatttctgttttcttcttctgtcagCGTCTCCAGGAGCAATGTGTGCACAAAGACAAAATGCCTTTCAGAGGAGGCTACATCCTCATTTCAGGACATCAAATTGAAGGCCGTTCAGCTGTACCTGATGCTGGTTCTCTCGGCAGCCTGGAGATTAACCTCTTCTAAGGCTCTGCGCTATTTTTGAGGTAGAGTCTGCAACAACATTAAAGCTAGAACCCATTAGGAAATCACTTTCatcatctcttctttttccaaatcagggccttttttttcccctgatctcCTAACCCTTTAATCTCCTTTGTAGCAGAACAAGAAGGCTGTTGGTTTGCGTTTGCATCCAGTGAAGTCTGAATCCTTGATAACAGCTTTGGAAGACACCAAGATATTAGAGACCCGTGTGGAGAGATGAATTTCATCTTGGGCTGGATGACTTAATGCCAAAGGTGTCCTGCTTTCCTTGGGCAGAACTGTCATTTTTTGGGTGGATATAGTGAGAATGAGGCTCAAACTTTCCAGAAGACACACAGCAGAAAGCCTTCTGTTACATTATTTCTGAAGGCTTGAAGTTTTGAAGGGAAgagattttgttttcctctcGGCTACACAATGGAGCTTTCAGAGAACCTCTTTTAAAAGGAATAGCTACAGCCTTTGTGTTGAAGGGTGTGCCTGTTGGCAGGGTCTGCTGAGGCAGACAGACTGGCTGGTGATTAACAAAGGTCATTAGACTTTGGAATCCGGCAAGCAGAGTCGGATGGTATGTCTTCTGTGTGTGGAAGGACGACTCCCAAGAAGCCAAGGCATTCTGGAGGttccccccccacctccagcacACCCCCAAAGGCTGCTGGAGAACAGGGTCATGTCCAGGAACGTCCTGCAGTAACCAGGGCTGTGCTGGGATGAACGTACCAGCCCATCAATCATGGGATAAAAGAACCTTCGGGAGATCCTTGGTGAATGACATGTGAGGAGGAGAAAGGTGCTGCTTTTTCGGGAAGGAGTGAAAACAGTTCCTTCTTTGTTgagaggaggagggcagaggaggggccCAGACTGCTCCTctcctgtttcctctgcctgtcaGCCTGGCAGCATCCATCCCAGAGAAGCCATGTTGTGCTCGGAGGGGAATCTCTGAGCTAAAATGGCCGCTCCTAAAGCTCAGAGGACTAGGGCAGCTTAGTGAGACTTAGAGCTTCAGTGACGCAGGAGCTCCTATCTCTTGAAAGTGTGATAAACACATTCAGCAGAGCTGTGGCTTGTTTGGCTGAGATGAAAGGACTAAGCTGGGGGGATGGGGAGCGCACCCTGGATGATCCGCCTTTTTGCTGTGAAGTGTTCTAAATGCAGGAGTCGTCTGCACTATGGAAAAATTTGTTTTCAGGTCTAATGGGCTGTGCGAAAAGGAGACGTGGGGTGGGGCGTCCGTGTCGGCTGTAATTTGATCCAGAGCTGATAGCAACCTCTTCCACACAATTTGGGTTGGTGCTGAGATAGAAAAAAGCTGGTGTGGCCCGGAACATGGAGGCTGAGTTAGCTGAAAAGAAGTCTAGTGCACAGTTCAGGATTTATTGAAAAAGGAGAAACTGCTGGGTGAAAGGAGAGAAGGTAAATAAGTGCCTCTCGCCCTGCGAGCTCAGGCTGTCCAGAGCTGGACTTGCCAGGAGTTATTTTCACAGGCTATCAGCAGGAGCATTCTTTCAGAGAAAATCCTCCTGTCATAGCTCCTTTCACTACACTGACAGATTCCTCGACTTTATTCCCCCTGCAGGAATAATTGATCTTTTACAATGAAAGTATAGGAAGGTGCTAAATATGATCACAGTAGTGAAAGGTTTGGCTTGTGGCTTTTGTGCTTGGACATCTGGTTCTAGATTACAGTGGCTTCGTAGAGTCTGCCACGAGCTCAGTGAAGTAACTCCGTCATTAGGATAATAACTGGGTATCTCAATTCAGGATATACATGAAGATAGGAAGGGCATGCCTTCTAATACATTTTTAACTTCTTAATGGTGAGTCTCTCCGTTGAGTTTATGGGAAGCTATGTGTATCTTTCAGTCACACAATAAATAGCAGGGCAAAGGTGGCCAGGGCAAGTTTTGCCTGATTTGAAATCAGCTTCCCAGCTTTTTTTGCCCAAGTACGCACTTCACATTCgtaaaggggaaaagtggaaaaagaGAAGGTCCTGCATTAGAAGCCCTTCTTCCAAACCACATGTGTTTCTGTTGCCTTAGTGTGAATCGAGGTACCAAGGTGCAACTTGAAACTAGAAACTGGATTGTCATCTAGAGTCGGTTGTTGAGAATCTcatgagaaatattttatgacCTAATTAGATTGGAGAAGCTGTTAGGTTATAATTGGTAGGTAGTAAAAAGCAAATAACCATTTagctcatgaaagaaaaaaaatacactgtgtaagaaagggaaggaagaaggaggtgTATCTTAATATCAGTTAAGATAGTAGAAGAATAAAAAGTACAGTAAAAGCTTTTTCCACTGCTACTCTGAGGTTCCACACTGTTTCACCATTTGGTGATAAAACATTCATGTTCTCGTATGAAAACAGCTAATGAAGATTGAAGTTTACTCTTTCTTCTATATGGGCAGTCTCTTTACTTCTGAGAAGATtccagttcaaaaaaaaaaaaaaatacgtctCAGCCAGAATCAAAGTCACTATTAACTTACCAAGAAATCTGAAATCAGTCAAGACACTCTGAAACTACAAAAACTTTTGAAGTATTAAGGGTTTTCTTGACAAATGGCATTTGAAGATATATCAAGCTAGaaaaagtttatctttttttcccctcctttctttgAAGTTATGATGTCAAGGACACCATTCCTATTATGtctgatttcctttctttgacCACTGTTCCATCTGGCAAAGTCCAGTGAGAGAAATTGGCTGATACTGGAATTCTTCCATTAGTGGACTCGTAGCCCCACCAGCTTGGGGGGTATGCAATGAGTACAGGCCTTAAGACGTTTTGTTCTTCCTTCTGCCCCAGGTTCCTAATGTGAGAGAGTAGACCCAGATGATGGAGGTGCTTCAGTGTGATGGCTGTGACTTCAGAGCCCCGTCTTATGAAGATCTCAAGGCGCACATCCAGGATGTCCACACGGCATTTCTGCAGCCGACGGACGTTGCTGAAGACAATGCGAATGAGTCACGATCTGGGTCCATGAATGCCAGTAACCAGACAGAAGTGGAGTTTTCATCTATAAAGGATGAATTTGCGATTGCAGAGGACTTAACAGGTATCTTAACTAGGATCAACTTAACTAAGATCGACACGTCTGGTGTATTTCACTACGCTCATCTATCTTGAGCCTATAGCTGTAgttctttttgtaaattttttgacaGGAAAGTAGGATTTACTGGTGGGCATGAGTAAGGAGGTGACAGCCCCAAGACTGTAGTGAATGCAGAGCCCACCATTTGTCCAGAGGGCCATGATAAGGGGTGTATTTGACCCCACAGCCATCTGGGATGAGCCGCTTTTCTGCACCATGTTTCCAGATTCATCTGCAGGAAGCTTAGCACATCCCCATTTCCTGGAGGAGCGGCTCTTCTAGTGGCCTgggaacttgaacttggcccTGTGGAGGGCCTCAGTCACACACTCCTTGTTCTACAACTTGGTATGGATGGACATTATGACGTGGCCAACGTGAACCCTGGCCACTATGTCCTGGGGCTTTCTAAAGTCACAGCACATACCCTGTCTGGAGCCTGGATTGGGGATGGCATGCCAGTCAGTGTCCCTGGAGGGGACTGTCTTCAAGTTGCTTAGAGCAGCCTGTACAGGTAAAGGCTGTGGACCCTACTGAGGCAGCTGTAGCCATGGTTCTTGACGTGCACAGCTCCTACAGAGCTGCTTGCTCTCTGTgagccctttttcttttttatttggctgcaccatgcaacttgagggatcttggttccctgaccagagagtgaacctgggccatggcaaggagagcacagagtcctaacccctggaatTCCCCTTTATGAGCCATTTTTGTGATTTGGGTGTCACGTTTCTCTTGTTGAGTATCCCAGGTAATAGTCCTTCCAGCTTCCTTATGTCTCTCAGCTTCCTTTCAATTTGGAGCATGAGGTAGTATCTTGGAAAGTTCTGGAATGAATATCGCCATTTATGAAACTTGCACAGCTCTGTGGCACATAGAGATGAGGGGAGTCTTGCGCCTGAAGCCAAGCACTACCTTCCATCCATGAGAGGCAACATGTGTATGTTCATTAACGCTTCGTTAATACTCTTCAGGGCCTCATCTTGAGATGTTAGGCCTTTTGAATGTGATGTTTATTAATGAAGAATAATTGAAAAGCAAACTGGATTTGCATGATTGAGTTTCTTGATTTGCTTTTGCTTCgctcttctcctcccacttaCCTTATGCTTTCTCTTTAGGTCAAAATGCAGCCGCCTTGGGGACTGGAGGTTACTATGGCCATAGTCCAGGATATTACAGTCAGCATATTGCCCCTAATCCCAAACCAACAAACAAGTTTTTTCAATGCAAGTTCTGTGTGCGCTACTTCAGGTCAAAAAACCTCCTCATTGAACACACTAGAAAGGTCCACGGAGCTCAAGCTGAAGGGAGTTCAGCCGGACCCCCTGTTCCAGGATCCTTAAATTATAATATCATGATGCATGAGGGATTTGGAAAGGTCTTCTCTTGCCAGTTTTGCACATACAAGTCACCAAGGAGGGCAAGAATAATTAAGCATCAGAAGATGTATCACAAAAACAATTTGAAGGAGACCACTGCTCCCCCCCCTGCCCCTGCTCCAATGCCAGACCCGGTGGTCCCACCCATGTCCCTGCAGGACCCCTGCAAGGAACTGCCAGCGGAGGTCGTGGAGCGCAGCATCTTAGAATCCATGGTCAAGCCGCTGACCAAGTCTCGAGGCAACTTTTGCTGTGAGTGGTGCAGCTATCAGACCCCCCGCCGAGAACGCTGGTGTGACCACATGATGAAGAAGCACCGCAGCATGGTCAAGATCCTGTCCAGTCTCAGGCAGCAGCAAGAAGGGACGAATGTGCCTGAGGCGCAGAACAAGAACGACCTCAGCCCCACTTCTAATTCCACCTATCTGTCCATGAATGCTGCCAGCCGGGAGTTACCCAGCACTAACGTCTCCAACTTCAGGGGCTCCATCGGCAACTCCATCATGAGACCCAATTCTTCTTCCACTTCCAAGTTTTCGCCCATGTCTTACCCTCAGATGAAGCCGAAGTCACCTCACAATTCTGGCCTTGTTAACTTGGCAGAGAGATCCCGTTACGGAATGCCTGAGATGACCAGTTCTTCTGCTGACCTGGAAACTAATAGCATGCTGAATGACTCCAGTTCCGATGAAGAGTTAAATGAAATAGACAGTGAAAATGGCTTAAATGCTATGGATCACCAGACAGCAGGCATGTCTGCAGAGCAGCTGATGGGTTCAGATGGCAACAAATTATTGGAGACCAAGGGGATCCCGTTTAGAAGATTCATGAATAGGTTCCAGTGCCCCTTTTGCCCTTTCCTCACCATGCATCGACGTAGTATTTCCCGTCACATAGAAAACATCCACTTATCTGGAAAGACAGCCGTCTACAAATGTGATGAATGTCCGTTTACTTGCAAGAGCTCGTTAAAACTTGGGGCTCACAAACAGTGTCACACGGGTACCACGTCAGATTGGGATGCTGTGAATTCCCAGAGTGAAGGCATCTCCTCCTCACTGAATGAAGGTGTCATGTCTTACGAGAGCTCAAGCATCAATGGCAGGAAGTCGGGGGTCCTGTTGGATCCCTTGCAGCAGCAACagccgcctccgccgccgccccccccaccacctcctcctccatcacAGCCTCAGCCGCCGCAGCTACAGTCGCCCCATCAGGtgccaccccagccccagctgcccCCGCCGCCTCCCCCGCCGCCCGCACAAGCCCCACCCCTGCACCCCTACAAGTGCACCATGTGTAATTACTCCACCACGACTCTGAAAGGGCTGCGAGTTCATCAGCAGCACAAACACTCTTTCTGCGACAACTTGCCAAAATTCGAGGGGCAGCCCTCAAGCCTGCCGTTGGACAGCGAGACAGACAGCCacccctcttccagcaacactgTGAAGAAAAGTCAGACCTCAATTCTTGGGTTGTCCTCCAAGAACAATTTTGTCGCCAAGGCCTCTAGGAAGCTCGCTAACGACTTTCCGCTCGACTTGTCGCCCGTGAAGAAGAGGACCAGGATTGACGAGATAGCAAGCAACCTGCAGAGCAAAATTAACCAAACAAAACAGCAGGAAGATGCGGTGATCAATGTGGAGGATGacgaggaggaagaagaggacaaTGAAGTGGAGATCGAGGTGGAGCTGGACAGGGAGGAAGAGCCGCCGGAGCCCGTCCTGGAGGTGCCCACGTCCTTCTCTGCCCAGCAGATCTGGGCGAGAGAGGCCCCTGAGCCCCCGAAGGAGCCCAACTTCAGAACTGTCGCCCATGATTACAATGCCACCAATGGGGCTGAAATAGAGCTCACCCTTTCTGAAGATGAAGAGGATTATTACGGCTCCTCCACCAACATGAAAGATCACCAGGTTTCCAATACTACTCTGCTCAACACCCAGACTCCCATCTACGCAACTGAGCACAATAATGAAAATACCGACTTTAGTGACTCGGGAAGGCTTTATTATTGCAAACACTGTGACTTTAACAACAAATCTGCCCGGAGCGTCAGCACCCACTACCAGCGCATGCACCCATACATTAAGTTCAGCTTCAGGTACATCTTGGACCCCAACGATCACAGTGCAGTGTACCGGTGTCTGGAATGCTACATCGATTACACCAACTTCGAAGACCTGCAGCAGCATTACGGCGAACACCACCCAGAAGCCATGAATGTCCTCAACTTTGACCATTCGGACCTGATCTACCGGTGTCGGTTCTGTTCCTACACGAGCCCGAACGTCCGAAGCCTGATGCCACATTACCAAAGAATGCATCCCACCGTGAAGATTaacaatgccatgatcttttcgAGCTACGTGGTGGAGCAGCAGGAGGGGCTAGGCACGGAATCCCAGACACTGCGGGAGATCCTGAATTCGGCTCCGAAGAACATGGCCACGTCCACTCCCGTGGCCCGGGGTGGCGGTATGCCAGCTCCGTTCCCCAAAAACACTCCTTCCAAGACCTTTCCTCCAGAATGTGAAAATCAGAAGGACCCCTCGGTCAACACTGTGGTCGTGTACGACTGTGACGTTTGTTCCTTCGCGAGTCCGAACATGCACTCTGTGTTGGTTCATTATCAGAAGAAACACCCAGAAGAAAAGGCTTCCTACTTTAGGATCCAGAAAACCATGCGAATGGTGTCTGTGGACAGGGGCTCTGCCCTTTCTCAGTTATCATTTGAGGTGGGTGCTCCAATGTCTCCCAAAATGTCCACCATgggttccccaccccccccacaacCCCCGCCACCAGACCTCAGTACTGAGCTTTACTACTGCAAACACTGTTCCTACAGCAATCGGTCAGTTGTGGGAGTCCTTGTCCACTACCAGAAAAGACACCCAGAAATAAAGGTTACTGCCAAATATATCAGACAGGCTCCTCCCACAGCTGCAATGATGAGAGGGCTGGAGGGGCCCCATGGCTCCCCCCGGTCATCCGCCCCCATGCAACAGCTCAACCGGAGCAGCTCCGAGAGAGATGGCCCTCCCGTGGAGAATGAGATGTTTTTTTGCCAGCACTGTGATTACGGGAACCGGACGGTCAAAGGTGTCCTCATTCATTATCAGAAGAAGCACCGAGACTTCAAGGCCAACGCGGACGTGATCCGGCAGCACACGGCCACCATCCGAAGCCTCTGCGACCGCAACCAGAAGAAGCCTGCCAGCTGCGTGCTGGTCTCCCCCTCGGGTGTGGAGCGGGACAAAACAAAATTGCGAGCGCTCAAGTGTAGGCAGTGCTCGTACACCTCCCCCTACTTTTATGCCCTGAGGAAGCACATCAAGAAAGACCACCCAGCCCTGAAGGCCACGGTCACGTCCATCATGCGATGGGCATTTCTAGATGGCTTGATAGAAGCTGGCTACCACTGCGAGTGGTGCATCTATTCCCACACAGAGCCAAGTGGTTTGCTCCTACATTACCAAAGGAGGCACCCCGAGCATTACGTGGATTATACCTACATGGCCACCAAGCTCTGGGCGGGGCCAGACCCgtcccctccctctctcactATGCCAGCTGAAGCCAAAACGTACAGATGCAGAGACTGTGTTTTCGAAGCCCTCTCCATCTGGGACATCACCAATCACTACCAAGCATTCCACCCTTGGGCCATGAACGGGGACGAGTCGGTGCTGCTGGATATCATCAAGGAGAAAGATgccgtggagaatcccatgcctTCCTCTGAAGACCTGGTGGGCCCTTTGAGTTGTGAAAACAGTCTGCCCGGCCCGCTCCCCGAGCAGGAAGGCGAATGCCCCGAGGATGCCAGGCTTTCCCCTGAAAAGACCATTCAGCTTGCCTCAGTTAACCCCGCCATCTCCTCGACCCCATACCAGTGTACCGTGTGTCAGTCTGAATATAACAACCTGCATGGCCTCCTGACCCACTATGGGAAGAAGCACCCAGGCATGAAGGTGAAGGCTGCCGACTTTGCCCAGGACATCGATATCAACCCCGGCGCTGTCTACAAATGCAGGCACTGCCCTTATATCAACACCCGCATCCACGGGGTCCTGACCCATTACCAGAAGCGACATCCGTCCATCAAGGTGACCGCCGAGGACTTCGTGCACGACGTGGAGCAGTCCACCGACATAGCCCAGAACGACGTAGAGGAAACGAGCAGGATCTTCAAGCAAGGGTACGGCGCCTACCGCTGCAAACTGTGTCCCTACACACACGGCACTTTGGAGAAACTCAAGATCCACTATGAGAAGTACCACAACCAGCCGGAATTCGATGTCTTTTCCCAGTCGCCCCCGAAGCTGCCCATGTCCCTCGAGCCGGAGATAACCACTGAAGTGAGCCCCTCCCAGGTATCGGTGACCGAGGACGAGGCGGGAGAGGAGCCCGTGTCCACGTCTCACTTCGCTACCTCGCACCTCGTGTCCCACACTGTGTTCCGGTGCCAGCTCTGCAAGTACTTCTGCTCCACGCGGAAGGGCATCGCCCGGCACTACCGCATCAAACACAACAACGTGCGCGCCCAGCCCGAGGGCAAGAA comes from Cervus canadensis isolate Bull #8, Minnesota chromosome 30, ASM1932006v1, whole genome shotgun sequence and encodes:
- the ZNF462 gene encoding zinc finger protein 462 isoform X3, which gives rise to MMEVLQCDGCDFRAPSYEDLKAHIQDVHTAFLQPTDVAEDNANESRSGSMNASNQTEVEFSSIKDEFAIAEDLTGQNAAALGTGGYYGHSPGYYSQHIAPNPKPTNKFFQCKFCVRYFRSKNLLIEHTRKVHGAQAEGSSAGPPVPGSLNYNIMMHEGFGKVFSCQFCTYKSPRRARIIKHQKMYHKNNLKETTAPPPAPAPMPDPVVPPMSLQDPCKELPAEVVERSILESMVKPLTKSRGNFCCEWCSYQTPRRERWCDHMMKKHRSMVKILSSLRQQQEGTNVPEAQNKNDLSPTSNSTYLSMNAASRELPSTNVSNFRGSIGNSIMRPNSSSTSKFSPMSYPQMKPKSPHNSGLVNLAERSRYGMPEMTSSSADLETNSMLNDSSSDEELNEIDSENGLNAMDHQTAGMSAEQLMGSDGNKLLETKGIPFRRFMNRFQCPFCPFLTMHRRSISRHIENIHLSGKTAVYKCDECPFTCKSSLKLGAHKQCHTGTTSDWDAVNSQSEGISSSLNEGVMSYESSSINGRKSGVLLDPLQQQQPPPPPPPPPPPPPSQPQPPQLQSPHQVPPQPQLPPPPPPPPAQAPPLHPYKCTMCNYSTTTLKGLRVHQQHKHSFCDNLPKFEGQPSSLPLDSETDSHPSSSNTVKKSQTSILGLSSKNNFVAKASRKLANDFPLDLSPVKKRTRIDEIASNLQSKINQTKQQEDAVINVEDDEEEEEDNEVEIEVELDREEEPPEPVLEVPTSFSAQQIWAREAPEPPKEPNFRTVAHDYNATNGAEIELTLSEDEEDYYGSSTNMKDHQVSNTTLLNTQTPIYATEHNNENTDFSDSGRLYYCKHCDFNNKSARSVSTHYQRMHPYIKFSFRYILDPNDHSAVYRCLECYIDYTNFEDLQQHYGEHHPEAMNVLNFDHSDLIYRCRFCSYTSPNVRSLMPHYQRMHPTVKINNAMIFSSYVVEQQEGLGTESQTLREILNSAPKNMATSTPVARGGGMPAPFPKNTPSKTFPPECENQKDPSVNTVVVYDCDVCSFASPNMHSVLVHYQKKHPEEKASYFRIQKTMRMVSVDRGSALSQLSFEVGAPMSPKMSTMGSPPPPQPPPPDLSTELYYCKHCSYSNRSVVGVLVHYQKRHPEIKVTAKYIRQAPPTAAMMRGLEGPHGSPRSSAPMQQLNRSSSERDGPPVENEMFFCQHCDYGNRTVKGVLIHYQKKHRDFKANADVIRQHTATIRSLCDRNQKKPASCVLVSPSGVERDKTKLRALKCRQCSYTSPYFYALRKHIKKDHPALKATVTSIMRWAFLDGLIEAGYHCEWCIYSHTEPSGLLLHYQRRHPEHYVDYTYMATKLWAGPDPSPPSLTMPAEAKTYRCRDCVFEALSIWDITNHYQAFHPWAMNGDESVLLDIIKEKDAVENPMPSSEDLVGPLSCENSLPGPLPEQEGECPEDARLSPEKTIQLASVNPAISSTPYQCTVCQSEYNNLHGLLTHYGKKHPGMKVKAADFAQDIDINPGAVYKCRHCPYINTRIHGVLTHYQKRHPSIKVTAEDFVHDVEQSTDIAQNDVEETSRIFKQGYGAYRCKLCPYTHGTLEKLKIHYEKYHNQPEFDVFSQSPPKLPMSLEPEITTEVSPSQVSVTEDEAGEEPVSTSHFATSHLVSHTVFRCQLCKYFCSTRKGIARHYRIKHNNVRAQPEGKNNLFKCALCAYTNPIRKGLAAHYQKRHDIDAYYTHCLAASRTISDKPNKVIIPSPPKDDSPPLSEELRRAVEKKKCSLCAFQSFSKKGIVSHYMKRHPGVFPKKQHASKLGGYFTAVYADEHEKPMLMEDSEERGAFEKAEVEGNEGQDIEWLPFRCIKCFKLSFSTAELLSMHYTDHHSRDLKRDFVILGGGPRLQGPAYQCKHCESKLQSTAELTSHLNIHNEEFQKRAKRQERRKQLLSKQKYADGAFADFKQERPFGHLEEVPKIKERKVVGYKCKFCVEVHPTLRAICNHLRKHVQYGSVPSVSAAVKGLRSHERSHLALAMFTREDKYSCQYCSFVSAFRHNLDRHMQTHHGHHKPFRCKLCSFKSSYNSRLKTHILKAHAGEHAYKCSWCSFSTMTISQLKEHSLKGHGKALTLPRPRIVSLLSSHAHHASQKATPAEEVEDSNDSSYSEPPDVQQQLNHYQSAALARNNSRVSPVPLSGAAGGAEQKTEAILHCEFCEFSSGYIQSIRRHYRDKHGGKKLFKCKDCSFYTGFKSAFTMHVEAGHSAVPEEGPKDLRCPLCLYHTKYKRNMIDHIVLHREERVVPIEVCRSKLSKYLQGVVFRCDKCTFTCSSDESLQQHIEKHNELKPYKCQLCYFETKHTDELDSHLRDEHKVSRNFELVGRVNLDQLEQMKEKMESSSSDDEDKEEEMNSKAGDRDLLRFSDHGAAINTEKRFPCEFCGRAFSQGSEWERHVLRHGMALNDTKQVSREEIHLKGNMEDSIKMPSIEEKEDDEAIGIDFSLKNEPVAICVVAADKSLLENVEAKKE